The proteins below come from a single Mucilaginibacter mali genomic window:
- a CDS encoding FecR family protein, whose translation MFRKKGPPHTIADTEAHFQDEKAMKTIEKDMLRNIHRQIGYGPALIRSKKFWYAAAASILMCCSAAWLLMNDFYGPGKMLTVSSRKGHITTVILPDGSSAWLNSGAVIQYPERFSDIREIQLINGEAFFDVKHDQQHPFIVRYGSLHTQVLGTAFNVKYYPKLTDVRVTVVNGLVAVGDNTKLFTMIHPDNEIIYDQHQHTYKLRTINAQKVAAWRNREMNLYDVPFEDMIVCLENAYNVKVDYDRKKMEHTIVTIHFSGADDMEQVLKIIKTIYSLHYNIKGKEVRLY comes from the coding sequence ATGTTCAGAAAAAAAGGACCACCTCATACCATTGCGGATACTGAAGCGCATTTTCAGGATGAAAAGGCGATGAAAACCATCGAAAAGGATATGCTCAGGAATATCCATCGGCAAATTGGTTACGGGCCAGCTTTAATAAGGTCTAAAAAATTCTGGTATGCCGCAGCTGCATCCATATTGATGTGCTGTAGCGCCGCGTGGTTATTGATGAATGATTTTTATGGACCGGGTAAAATGCTAACCGTATCTTCGCGGAAAGGCCATATCACCACAGTCATCCTTCCAGACGGTTCATCGGCCTGGTTAAATTCGGGTGCGGTTATCCAATACCCCGAGCGTTTTTCGGACATACGTGAAATTCAGTTAATTAACGGCGAAGCTTTTTTTGATGTAAAACATGATCAGCAACATCCGTTTATTGTTCGTTACGGCAGCCTGCATACCCAGGTGCTGGGCACCGCTTTCAATGTTAAGTACTATCCTAAATTAACAGATGTACGGGTAACCGTGGTAAACGGCCTTGTAGCCGTGGGCGATAACACGAAGCTGTTTACCATGATACATCCGGATAATGAGATCATCTACGATCAGCATCAGCACACTTATAAATTAAGAACCATTAATGCCCAAAAGGTAGCAGCCTGGCGTAACCGGGAAATGAACCTGTATGATGTACCTTTTGAAGATATGATTGTATGCCTGGAGAATGCTTACAATGTTAAAGTGGACTATGACCGTAAAAAAATGGAACATACCATCGTAACCATTCATTTTTCGGGCGCTGATGATATGGAACAGGTACTTAAGATCATCAAAACCATTTATAGCCTGCATTATAACATCAAAGGAAAGGAGGTAAGGCTGTACTAG
- a CDS encoding DUF4998 domain-containing protein has product MKLIKHNHTLLYRHRLTFILMLGVTILTSCGKQTDVYKDFLAGGEKIYTGRADALSSYSGNGRVLLTWLLVSDPKITQCKVFWNNKRDSSVLAVKKTANTDTIRLTLNNLPEGAYTFQVYNYDNAGHTSIKSEVIGTVYGDTYAASIANRPINNAVYTATTKTATMNWFGVSPQAVKVEITYTDATTGKDVLLVDVPVLNPKRPSDPAAFINTTTLPNYKSGTPVKYRTGYRPDATAIDIFYTGYSTITPI; this is encoded by the coding sequence ATGAAATTGATAAAACATAACCATACACTATTATACCGGCACAGGCTAACTTTTATTTTAATGCTGGGTGTAACTATACTAACATCCTGCGGCAAGCAGACCGATGTTTACAAAGACTTTTTAGCAGGCGGCGAGAAGATATATACCGGCCGGGCCGATGCGCTTAGCTCGTACAGTGGTAACGGCCGCGTTTTGTTAACCTGGCTGCTGGTATCGGACCCTAAAATTACCCAATGCAAAGTATTTTGGAATAATAAAAGGGATTCAAGCGTATTGGCTGTTAAAAAAACAGCCAATACCGATACCATCCGCCTTACCCTTAATAATTTGCCCGAGGGCGCCTACACATTCCAGGTGTATAACTATGATAACGCCGGCCATACTTCTATAAAATCTGAAGTAATAGGTACCGTATACGGAGATACTTATGCTGCCTCTATAGCCAACCGGCCGATTAACAACGCCGTTTATACCGCGACAACCAAAACAGCAACAATGAACTGGTTTGGCGTGAGCCCGCAGGCCGTTAAGGTAGAAATAACCTATACAGACGCTACAACCGGCAAAGATGTTTTGCTGGTTGATGTACCGGTATTAAACCCCAAGCGGCCATCAGATCCGGCGGCATTTATTAATACAACCACGCTGCCAAATTATAAAAGCGGCACTCCTGTAAAATATAGAACAGGCTATAGGCCTGATGCTACTGCAATTGATATATTTTACACCGGTTACTCAACAATAACCCCTATTTAA
- a CDS encoding RNA polymerase sigma factor: MKKLSQNELIILICEGNIKAFDQFYKQTWRPLYQVAYRATGSVDDAKDLVQNVFVNFWNIRQEIEVNRFHISYLYTALHNGIANFYKKEAVRKNGLQKVWDAHGVYEYTNEDEYLAKELAVQIDRHIDDLPEKMQQVFILSRREHLSVNDISRELNIAPRTVKNQLSNALRILRAKVGVFLSLIFIIFFK, from the coding sequence GTGAAAAAGCTGTCTCAAAATGAATTGATAATTCTGATCTGTGAAGGGAATATCAAGGCATTCGATCAGTTTTATAAGCAAACGTGGCGCCCGCTTTACCAGGTGGCCTATCGGGCTACAGGCTCGGTAGATGATGCTAAAGACCTGGTTCAAAATGTATTTGTTAACTTTTGGAATATACGGCAGGAAATAGAGGTTAACCGTTTCCATATTTCCTATTTGTATACAGCTTTGCATAATGGCATCGCTAACTTTTATAAAAAGGAAGCTGTGCGTAAAAATGGCTTGCAAAAAGTTTGGGATGCGCACGGAGTATACGAATATACTAACGAGGATGAATACCTGGCCAAAGAACTTGCCGTACAGATAGACCGGCATATAGATGACCTGCCGGAAAAAATGCAGCAGGTATTTATTCTTTCCCGTCGCGAACACTTGTCGGTAAATGATATCTCGCGCGAATTAAATATTGCTCCGCGTACGGTTAAAAACCAACTCTCAAACGCCCTTAGGATACTCCGCGCCAAGGTTGGTGTGTTCCTCTCCCTGATTTTTATCATTTTTTTTAAATAA
- a CDS encoding SusC/RagA family TonB-linked outer membrane protein — MRSSFLVIISSIAFSGLLFAKTAHSQVTASHISISIKKETLKASLEKIEKKARVKFAYNPAELTGYSTAAHDYDDTAIGDILNDMLLKTPLNYTEINNNIVIFRKKDIPSMPATGTGDPKVIETGVAVNITVKGIVSDEGGPVPGATVTVAGASKITVTDTNGAFTLTDIDPNATLIISSVGYATQNVQLKGRTSIRITLEQELKSISEVVVVGYGTQKRSDITGSISSVSAQALKEVPSSNLVQALQGQAPGVDIQKNGGNSHPGAVPSITIRGTRSKSASNDPLVVVDGIPYTGSIQDINVDDINTVEILKDASSTAIYGSRGANGVILVTTKRGKSGDPVITYSGYAGFSKPVRQYNVMNGEQYTQLKKWAFFNAAAAKPLYTSPDDPRIITEGAFGAQEQASLKTGRSTNWQDLIYKTGFQTNHQLGVSGGTEKTQYDIAAGYYKETGIYPGQAFTRYSLKLSIDQKLGKYVRIGLSSLNNLSYIDGENANPLGQALRASPLATPYDDATGALVGYVDGSAKQVWNPLANFVPGASIETRKRLGSFNSAYLEAKLAPGLSYRFNGGAEVRPETYGNFYAAATYNNQGSQSTANNRNSYLYNYTLENIVNYERTIAKDHHINFTGLYSLQENQTESTSFSYNNLLSDGVQYFNPAVGSNLTGSGSYAKYDLISYMGRLNYGYQDKYLLTLTLRSDGSSKLSEGRNYHFFPSAAFAWNVMQEKFMKDYTVFSNLKLRLSFGDVGNAAINPYQTQGGLSTVTYNYGGKNTIGAYPTSVPNNSLDWEYTRTLNAGLDFGLLHDRITGSIDAYREYTRNLLLPETLPPTSGIPNTILTNVGRSENIGLEININSVNIAPGSKRGFSWNTNFNINFNRGKLTALANGTTIDISNNLFVGHPISSIYDYKKMGIWQNTAADTAMAKQLGLTPLTGGQSIIGTIRVADLNGDGKIDANDRMIIGSEQPLFSGGITNRFGYKGFDFTVVASYRVGGTLTSAIYQSGSFLNTLQGNYNNLAIDYWTPTNHQNFWPKPTNAYTNTPYSSLLSYFSASYLKIRSLTMGYSLPKKWLTGIGARGLKFYATVENPFIFFSPYVNQFNGIDPESAGKLAEDTPAKYSFLFGLNLTL, encoded by the coding sequence ATGAGGTCATCATTCCTGGTAATTATTAGCTCGATAGCTTTCTCCGGGTTGCTTTTTGCTAAGACGGCCCATAGTCAGGTTACGGCATCGCATATCAGTATTTCTATAAAAAAAGAAACGCTGAAAGCCTCGCTCGAAAAAATAGAAAAAAAGGCGCGGGTGAAATTTGCCTATAACCCGGCAGAACTTACAGGTTACAGTACCGCTGCACATGATTATGATGATACCGCTATTGGGGATATCCTGAACGATATGCTCTTAAAAACACCGCTTAACTATACCGAGATCAATAATAACATTGTGATCTTTAGGAAAAAGGATATCCCATCAATGCCTGCTACCGGCACAGGCGATCCAAAAGTAATTGAAACAGGAGTAGCAGTTAATATTACGGTAAAGGGTATTGTGTCCGACGAAGGCGGCCCTGTCCCGGGCGCCACTGTAACCGTTGCCGGAGCCAGCAAAATAACCGTGACCGACACAAACGGCGCGTTCACCCTAACCGATATCGACCCTAACGCTACATTGATCATTTCATCGGTAGGGTATGCTACCCAAAATGTCCAGTTAAAAGGCCGTACCAGTATCCGGATAACGCTTGAGCAGGAGTTGAAATCGATCAGCGAGGTTGTGGTGGTGGGCTATGGTACCCAAAAAAGGTCTGATATTACGGGCTCCATCTCATCCGTATCAGCACAAGCCTTAAAAGAAGTGCCTTCATCTAACCTGGTACAGGCATTGCAAGGCCAGGCACCCGGTGTGGATATTCAAAAAAATGGCGGTAACAGTCATCCGGGCGCCGTGCCATCCATAACCATACGTGGTACCCGCTCTAAATCAGCGTCGAATGACCCGCTTGTTGTGGTGGATGGTATCCCGTATACCGGCAGTATCCAGGATATAAACGTAGACGATATTAATACGGTAGAGATACTGAAAGATGCTTCTTCAACTGCTATTTATGGTTCAAGGGGCGCTAATGGCGTTATACTGGTTACTACCAAGCGCGGTAAGTCAGGCGATCCGGTAATCACCTATAGTGGTTACGCCGGCTTTTCTAAACCTGTGCGCCAGTATAACGTAATGAATGGCGAACAATATACACAATTGAAAAAGTGGGCATTTTTTAACGCGGCAGCGGCCAAGCCACTTTATACCAGCCCGGATGATCCCCGTATTATTACCGAGGGGGCATTCGGCGCGCAGGAGCAAGCCTCATTAAAAACCGGGCGAAGCACTAACTGGCAGGATTTGATCTATAAAACCGGTTTCCAAACTAACCATCAATTGGGGGTATCGGGTGGTACCGAAAAAACGCAATATGATATTGCCGCGGGCTATTATAAAGAAACCGGCATTTACCCGGGACAGGCTTTTACGCGTTATTCGTTAAAATTAAGTATCGACCAAAAGCTGGGAAAATATGTAAGGATTGGGTTAAGCTCGTTAAATAACCTCTCATATATCGATGGCGAAAACGCCAATCCGCTTGGTCAGGCATTGCGTGCCAGTCCGCTGGCCACACCTTATGATGATGCTACAGGCGCGCTTGTAGGTTATGTAGATGGCAGCGCCAAGCAGGTTTGGAACCCCCTGGCCAATTTTGTGCCGGGTGCATCTATCGAGACCCGTAAACGATTGGGATCGTTTAACTCCGCCTATCTTGAAGCAAAACTTGCACCAGGTTTAAGTTACCGCTTTAACGGCGGCGCCGAAGTGCGCCCTGAAACTTATGGCAATTTTTACGCGGCTGCAACCTATAATAACCAGGGCTCGCAATCTACCGCAAACAACCGTAACTCGTACCTCTACAATTACACCCTGGAAAATATTGTGAACTACGAGCGTACCATTGCGAAAGATCACCACATCAATTTTACCGGTTTATACAGTTTACAGGAAAACCAGACAGAGTCCACCTCATTCAGTTATAATAATCTTTTATCTGATGGGGTACAATATTTTAACCCCGCGGTGGGCTCAAACCTTACCGGTAGCGGCTCATATGCCAAGTACGATCTGATATCTTACATGGGCAGGTTGAATTATGGCTATCAGGATAAATACCTTTTAACCCTGACACTCCGGTCTGACGGCTCATCAAAACTAAGCGAGGGAAGAAATTATCACTTTTTCCCTTCAGCGGCTTTTGCCTGGAATGTAATGCAGGAAAAGTTTATGAAGGATTATACCGTTTTCTCGAACCTGAAACTGCGGCTTAGTTTTGGAGATGTGGGTAATGCCGCCATTAACCCTTATCAAACACAGGGAGGCTTATCGACCGTTACCTACAATTACGGGGGCAAAAATACCATTGGCGCTTACCCGACCAGTGTGCCAAATAACAGCCTCGACTGGGAATATACCCGTACATTAAATGCCGGTTTGGATTTTGGTTTGCTGCATGACCGTATTACTGGTAGTATTGATGCTTATCGGGAATATACCCGTAACCTGTTGCTGCCCGAAACCCTTCCGCCAACGTCCGGTATCCCTAACACCATACTTACTAATGTGGGCCGGTCAGAAAATATAGGGCTTGAAATTAATATCAACTCGGTAAACATTGCCCCCGGCAGTAAAAGAGGGTTTAGTTGGAATACAAATTTTAACATCAACTTTAACAGGGGCAAACTAACGGCCCTGGCCAATGGGACAACGATTGATATTTCCAATAATCTTTTTGTGGGGCACCCCATCAGCTCAATTTATGATTATAAAAAGATGGGGATCTGGCAAAATACAGCTGCCGATACCGCTATGGCAAAACAACTTGGCCTTACCCCGCTTACCGGCGGCCAATCCATTATCGGCACCATCAGGGTAGCCGATTTAAACGGTGATGGTAAGATAGACGCTAACGACAGGATGATCATCGGGTCAGAACAACCCCTGTTTTCGGGCGGTATAACCAATAGGTTTGGCTATAAAGGGTTCGATTTTACGGTGGTGGCGTCTTATCGCGTAGGCGGAACGCTTACTTCGGCCATTTATCAAAGCGGCAGCTTTTTAAATACCTTGCAGGGTAATTATAATAACCTCGCCATAGATTATTGGACACCAACCAATCATCAAAACTTTTGGCCTAAACCAACCAACGCGTATACCAACACGCCCTATTCTTCGCTGCTAAGTTACTTTAGTGCGTCATACCTTAAAATCAGGAGCCTTACCATGGGATATAGTTTACCCAAAAAATGGCTTACCGGTATTGGCGCCCGGGGCTTAAAATTTTATGCTACGGTTGAAAACCCGTTCATCTTTTTTTCGCCTTATGTTAATCAGTTCAACGGTATCGACCCTGAGTCGGCAGGTAAACTTGCTGAAGATACACCGGCGAAATACTCGTTTTTGTTTGGTTTGAATTTAACGCTTTAA
- a CDS encoding DUF4959 domain-containing protein: MKKIKLLCYCLLFLGAIAACKSDVHSPITADGLAPKPVSNAQVKNLSGGAIISYALPDDANLLYVKAVYTLNGVQQEAKASFYQKSITVQGFGDTLQRDVTLYAVSRSEQVSSPVVVKVSPLTPPVKKVAVSLNPQASFGGFNCAFANPDSANVAIFSLLYDEQQRTWKQLDGYYTSLPSGNFSIRGLNPVLQKFALVVRDHWGNKSDTLKFSLTPVYEVKLDKTKFADMRKKYPIPQIAPLPLSGVAMKEAVDYSSSYPIKNLYDDNTTSMFHTKQNVDQPIWIPIDLGVKARLSRYILWQRVGGFEFNHGNPHEWELWGTNNPADVNSWVLLDHEVMIKPSGSPLGVNTTDDTFIATSGQEYQFPSNIPAVRYVAWKNIDCWASPQGMTGFFHLFELSVYGQVQP; the protein is encoded by the coding sequence ATGAAAAAAATTAAACTCTTATGCTATTGCCTGCTATTTTTAGGCGCAATAGCCGCATGTAAAAGCGATGTACACAGCCCGATAACAGCGGATGGGTTAGCTCCTAAACCGGTTAGCAACGCGCAGGTAAAAAACTTATCGGGCGGTGCCATTATTAGCTATGCCTTACCCGATGATGCCAATTTATTGTATGTAAAAGCGGTTTATACGCTTAACGGTGTTCAGCAGGAAGCCAAGGCCTCATTTTATCAAAAATCAATCACTGTACAGGGTTTTGGCGATACCTTACAGCGCGATGTAACGCTATATGCGGTAAGCCGCAGCGAACAGGTATCATCGCCGGTAGTGGTAAAAGTAAGCCCCCTAACTCCCCCGGTTAAAAAGGTGGCGGTATCATTAAACCCTCAGGCATCTTTTGGCGGGTTCAACTGCGCCTTTGCTAACCCCGACTCTGCAAATGTGGCCATATTCTCGCTGTTGTATGATGAGCAGCAACGTACCTGGAAACAGCTTGATGGCTACTATACCTCGTTACCATCGGGTAATTTCTCTATCAGGGGGCTTAACCCCGTGTTGCAAAAATTTGCATTAGTAGTACGCGATCACTGGGGAAATAAATCAGACACCCTAAAATTTAGCCTGACCCCTGTTTATGAAGTAAAGCTGGACAAAACCAAGTTTGCCGATATGCGTAAAAAGTATCCTATCCCGCAAATCGCGCCGCTGCCTTTATCGGGCGTTGCCATGAAAGAAGCGGTGGATTACAGTTCAAGCTACCCCATAAAAAACTTGTATGATGATAATACCACCAGCATGTTCCATACCAAACAAAACGTTGACCAACCGATCTGGATACCTATTGACCTGGGTGTGAAGGCGCGTTTAAGCAGGTATATTTTATGGCAACGCGTTGGCGGCTTTGAGTTTAACCATGGTAACCCGCACGAATGGGAACTTTGGGGTACCAATAACCCCGCCGATGTAAACAGCTGGGTGTTGTTAGATCATGAAGTAATGATCAAACCATCGGGTTCGCCGCTGGGTGTTAATACTACCGATGATACATTTATTGCCACCAGTGGCCAGGAATACCAGTTCCCGAGCAATATACCTGCCGTAAGGTACGTAGCCTGGAAAAATATAGACTGCTGGGCCTCGCCACAAGGCATGACGGGCTTCTTCCATTTATTTGAACTATCCGTTTACGGGCAGGTACAGCCATAA